From one Fundidesulfovibrio putealis DSM 16056 genomic stretch:
- a CDS encoding GTP-binding protein, whose translation MGKAKFERNKPHVNIGTIGHIDHGKTTLTAAITKLSHLRGFGEYVAFDQIDKAPEEKERGITIATAHVEYQTANRHYAHVDCPGHADYIKNMITGAAQMDGAILVVAATDGPMPQTREHILLARQVGVPHLVVFLNKVDLVDDPELLELVELEVRELLTKYGYPGDD comes from the coding sequence ATGGGTAAGGCCAAATTCGAGCGCAATAAGCCGCACGTCAACATCGGCACCATCGGTCATATCGACCACGGCAAGACCACGCTGACCGCCGCCATCACCAAGCTTTCGCACCTGCGCGGCTTCGGCGAGTACGTGGCTTTCGACCAGATCGACAAGGCTCCCGAGGAAAAAGAGCGCGGCATCACCATCGCCACCGCTCACGTGGAATACCAGACCGCGAACCGCCACTACGCGCACGTGGACTGCCCCGGCCACGCCGACTACATCAAGAACATGATCACCGGCGCTGCCCAGATGGACGGCGCGATCCTGGTGGTCGCGGCCACCGACGGCCCCATGCCCCAGACCCGTGAGCACATCCTGCTCGCCCGTCAGGTCGGCGTGCCCCACCTGGTGGTGTTCCTGAACAAGGTCGACCTGGTTGACGATCCCGAGCTGCTGGAGCTGGTCGAGCTGGAAGTCCGCGAGCTGCTGACCAAGTACGGCTACCCCGGCGACGACAT